The Pseudomonadota bacterium genome includes a window with the following:
- a CDS encoding NAD(P) transhydrogenase subunit alpha, whose product MTELLILLGVFAGSLVVGYVLISRVPQMLHTPLMSMTNAISAITILGGLLLFATATSASETAIGAVALMMASFNVVGGFAITDRMLRLFKRR is encoded by the coding sequence ATGACCGAGCTGCTCATCCTCCTCGGCGTGTTCGCGGGCTCGCTCGTGGTCGGCTACGTGCTCATCTCGCGCGTGCCGCAGATGCTGCACACCCCGCTCATGTCCATGACCAACGCGATCTCGGCGATCACGATCCTCGGCGGCCTCCTGCTGTTCGCGACCGCGACCAGCGCCTCGGAGACCGCGATCGGCGCGGTGGCGCTCATGATGGCCTCCTTCAACGTTGTCGGCGGCTTCGCGATCACGGATCGGATGCTGCGGCTCTTCAAGCGGAGGTAG
- a CDS encoding sensor histidine kinase, which yields MSAMTKSRSRARDTGRALAERIKELHCLYTIGRLTDHRDFDLEEVLGRVVTIIPAAWQYTDVVCARLVVEGRSYQTPDYVETKWMQEAMVIAEGAMVGRLIVCYREKRPDADEGPFLNEERNLLNVLAQRVGEIVERQRAAQKLSVYQEQLRSLAWQITRTEERARRDIATVLHDRVGQTLASARINLVLALASDMPARPKDLLNETGTLLKQAIRDTRSLIFDISPPILYEVGLGGAVEWAAEQARKSYAFDIALESDPLPDLEDDAASAIFQACRELLNNVGRHARANHVEVKMSWDGDTLALVVRDDGVGFDVAAAKERALKEGNYGIFSIRERFEHLGGSVHIDSATGRGTSVVLQYSPRSSGRREKREER from the coding sequence ATGTCGGCGATGACGAAGTCGAGAAGCCGCGCTCGCGATACCGGCCGCGCGCTCGCGGAGCGGATCAAGGAACTCCACTGCCTGTACACAATCGGGCGGTTGACAGATCACCGGGATTTCGATCTCGAGGAGGTCCTCGGGCGAGTCGTGACGATCATCCCCGCCGCGTGGCAGTACACAGACGTCGTGTGCGCTCGGCTGGTCGTCGAGGGGAGGAGCTACCAGACTCCGGACTACGTCGAGACGAAGTGGATGCAGGAGGCGATGGTGATCGCCGAGGGCGCGATGGTGGGCCGGCTGATCGTCTGCTATCGGGAGAAGCGGCCGGATGCCGACGAAGGCCCGTTCCTCAACGAGGAGCGCAACCTCCTGAACGTCCTCGCACAGCGCGTCGGAGAGATCGTCGAGCGACAGCGCGCGGCGCAGAAGCTGAGCGTCTATCAGGAGCAGCTCCGATCCCTGGCGTGGCAGATCACGCGCACCGAGGAGCGGGCGCGCCGGGACATCGCAACGGTTCTGCACGATCGCGTGGGGCAGACGCTCGCCTCGGCGCGGATCAACCTTGTCTTGGCGCTCGCGTCCGACATGCCGGCGAGGCCGAAGGATCTCCTCAACGAGACGGGAACGCTGCTCAAGCAGGCCATCCGCGACACGCGCTCACTCATCTTCGACATCAGCCCGCCGATCCTGTACGAGGTCGGTCTCGGCGGTGCCGTCGAATGGGCAGCCGAGCAGGCCCGCAAGAGTTACGCGTTCGACATCGCGTTGGAATCCGATCCGCTTCCCGACCTGGAAGACGATGCGGCTTCCGCGATCTTCCAGGCGTGCCGGGAGCTTCTGAACAACGTGGGACGCCATGCTCGGGCGAATCACGTCGAGGTCAAGATGAGCTGGGACGGAGACACCCTGGCCCTCGTCGTCCGGGACGACGGGGTCGGCTTCGACGTCGCCGCGGCAAAGGAGCGCGCGCTCAAGGAAGGCAACTACGGCATCTTCAGCATCCGCGAGCGGTTCGAGCATCTGGGCGGCTCAGTGCACATCGACTCCGCGACCGGGCGCGGGACGTCCGTAGTCCTGCAGTACTCCCCGCGATCTTCCGGACGGAGAGAGAAGAGAGAGGAGCGATGA
- a CDS encoding peptidoglycan bridge formation glycyltransferase FemA/FemB family protein: MSAVVEPKPIQALVPTDIAFQTRYWGETKSRLGHRACAFDFAMHGVEGDLLLFEHEIAAGITAAYVPLGPESEPGEDTRGVFLESLSRDLARRLGPRTAFLRWDLPWECPYLSGATGGAREGGRRSERPELRVREMRMNFGTETWNLRAAPIEVQPNATLLIDLSLPLEEILARMKPKTRYNVRLAYRKGVSVSRAPSTMVPVFHELYRQTAARDGFTAASLPHFTALFEPVPRTDDGVEVLMLLASYEAELLAGAIVLFSGSVATYLVGASSNARRNHMASYAIQWEIIREAKARGCTIYDMFGVSPIDAIEHPLMGVSKFKRGFGGRLLHRTGCWDFPLDGQLYEAFRTEEVLGAIVSGVANPPICG, from the coding sequence ATGAGCGCCGTCGTCGAGCCCAAGCCGATCCAGGCGTTGGTCCCGACCGATATCGCGTTCCAGACCCGCTACTGGGGCGAGACCAAATCCAGGCTCGGGCATCGCGCCTGCGCGTTCGACTTCGCGATGCACGGCGTCGAAGGGGATCTCCTGCTGTTCGAGCACGAGATCGCCGCCGGGATCACTGCGGCGTACGTCCCCCTTGGCCCGGAATCCGAGCCCGGCGAGGACACACGCGGTGTGTTCCTGGAGTCTCTCTCGCGGGATCTCGCCCGCCGGCTCGGACCGCGCACGGCGTTCCTCCGCTGGGATCTTCCGTGGGAGTGCCCGTACCTGTCGGGGGCTACCGGGGGCGCGCGCGAAGGCGGGCGCCGCAGCGAACGGCCGGAGTTGCGTGTCAGGGAAATGCGCATGAACTTCGGCACCGAGACCTGGAACCTGCGCGCGGCGCCGATCGAGGTGCAGCCCAACGCGACGCTGCTGATCGATCTCTCCTTGCCCCTCGAGGAGATCCTGGCGCGGATGAAGCCCAAGACCCGGTACAACGTCCGGCTCGCCTACCGGAAGGGGGTGAGCGTCTCCCGGGCGCCGTCGACGATGGTCCCGGTGTTCCACGAGCTGTACCGCCAGACCGCCGCGCGCGACGGGTTCACCGCCGCGTCACTCCCTCATTTCACGGCGCTCTTCGAGCCCGTTCCCAGGACCGACGACGGGGTCGAGGTCCTGATGCTCCTCGCGTCCTACGAAGCAGAGCTCCTCGCCGGCGCCATCGTCCTCTTCAGCGGGAGCGTGGCGACCTACCTCGTCGGCGCGTCGTCGAACGCGAGGAGAAACCACATGGCGTCCTACGCGATCCAGTGGGAGATCATCCGCGAGGCGAAGGCGCGGGGGTGCACGATCTACGACATGTTCGGCGTGTCGCCGATCGACGCAATCGAGCACCCTCTCATGGGGGTTTCCAAGTTCAAGCGCGGGTTCGGCGGCAGGCTGCTCCATCGCACCGGATGCTGGGACTTCCCCCTCGACGGGCAGCTGTACGAAGCGTTCCGGACGGAGGAGGTGCTGGGCGCTATAGTATCGGGCGTTGCCAACCCCCCGATTTGCGGCTAG
- the queA gene encoding tRNA preQ1(34) S-adenosylmethionine ribosyltransferase-isomerase QueA, which yields MRTDLFDFALPDELVAAHPPAERDGGRLLVLDPGSGAVSHAAVRDLPALLPPGCLLVANDTRVIPARLRGRRPTGGAVEVLLVRQIDGGEAACAWLALVHANKPLRPGAAIDLHGVAARVRERGERGEAVIDIPMGAADFRRHVAACGEVPLPPYIRRAPETADRERYQTVFARDDGSVAAPTAGLHFTEELIARLGASGHELRFLTLHVGPGTFRPIAGDDLGDHVMDAERYAIPAGTAAAIREAKRDGRLVVAIGTTSARALEGAAARGALDAAEGLTDLFIVPGFEFRVVDGLVTNFHLPRSTLLCLVSALAGRERVLAAYAEAVARRYRFYSYGDAMLILPRAR from the coding sequence GTGAGGACCGATCTGTTCGACTTCGCGCTCCCGGACGAGCTCGTCGCCGCGCACCCCCCGGCGGAGCGCGACGGCGGCAGGCTCCTCGTCCTCGATCCCGGCTCCGGCGCCGTCTCGCACGCGGCGGTGCGGGACCTCCCGGCGCTCCTGCCTCCCGGGTGCCTGCTCGTGGCGAACGACACGCGGGTGATCCCGGCGCGCCTGCGGGGGCGGCGGCCGACCGGCGGCGCGGTGGAGGTGCTCCTCGTGCGGCAGATCGACGGCGGCGAGGCCGCGTGCGCCTGGCTCGCCCTCGTGCACGCCAACAAGCCGCTGCGTCCGGGCGCGGCCATCGATCTCCACGGCGTCGCGGCGCGCGTCCGCGAGCGGGGCGAGCGCGGCGAGGCGGTGATCGACATCCCGATGGGCGCCGCCGACTTCCGCCGCCACGTCGCGGCCTGCGGCGAGGTGCCGCTGCCGCCGTACATCCGGCGCGCCCCCGAGACCGCGGATCGAGAGCGGTACCAGACCGTTTTCGCGCGGGACGACGGCTCGGTGGCCGCGCCGACCGCCGGGCTGCACTTCACCGAAGAGCTGATCGCCCGCCTCGGGGCGAGCGGGCACGAACTCCGCTTCCTGACGCTCCACGTGGGGCCCGGCACGTTCCGGCCGATCGCCGGCGACGATCTCGGCGACCACGTCATGGACGCCGAGCGGTACGCGATCCCCGCGGGCACGGCCGCGGCGATCCGCGAGGCGAAGCGGGACGGGAGGCTGGTCGTCGCGATCGGCACGACGAGCGCGCGGGCCCTCGAGGGGGCGGCGGCGCGCGGCGCGCTCGACGCGGCCGAGGGGCTCACCGATCTGTTCATCGTCCCGGGCTTCGAGTTCCGCGTCGTCGACGGGCTCGTCACGAACTTCCACCTACCGCGCTCGACGCTCCTCTGCCTCGTGTCGGCGCTCGCCGGGCGCGAGCGCGTGCTCGCCGCGTATGCCGAGGCCGTGGCGCGGCGCTACAGGTTCTACAGCTACGGCGACGCCATGCTGATCCTGCCGAGGGCGCGATGA
- a CDS encoding NAD(P)(+) transhydrogenase (Re/Si-specific) subunit beta, translated as MHDLPPIVFDFGIIGILIVGIARFTSVRTARGGNLLAALALALAVAAVLLRDGLETWIVVLVATSIGSVAGLIVAKRVSMIQIPGLVAFQHGAGGVAAFLISFIELQRIDASGPSVAKVAGVVGAFIGAATFAGSVIASGKLFGKLRQQPTVLVGHNPFLLVLVAGSIGAGAFVVSGGPGVALPGTLVLIGLAAVFGWGIAIRVGGADMPVLISFLNASAGLAAAFCGVIIESQLLVAFGATVAASGSILTHMMCRAMNRSLLNVFKGLGSAPSSAAKRPGAEISRPLQSVSAPEERASPMERAISSMREAKTAIIVPGYGMALGQAQFEVVRLARLLADRGAEVRFAVHPVAGRMPGHMNVLLAEAEASYEDLIEMDDANPRFKDTDVVLVVGACDVVNPAASTTQGTPISGMPILRAHEARQVVVCNLNEKAGYSGVPNQLYERPGVIMLFGEAKATVTALLEGMG; from the coding sequence ATGCACGACCTGCCTCCTATCGTGTTCGACTTCGGGATCATCGGCATCCTGATCGTGGGCATCGCGCGGTTCACCTCTGTCCGTACGGCGCGGGGAGGGAACCTCCTCGCCGCCCTGGCGCTCGCGCTGGCGGTCGCCGCCGTGCTGCTGCGGGACGGGCTGGAGACGTGGATCGTCGTCCTCGTCGCGACCTCGATCGGATCGGTCGCGGGGCTGATCGTCGCCAAGCGGGTGAGCATGATCCAGATCCCCGGGCTCGTCGCGTTCCAGCACGGCGCGGGAGGAGTCGCGGCGTTCCTCATCTCCTTCATCGAGCTCCAGAGGATCGACGCGAGCGGTCCGAGCGTCGCGAAGGTCGCGGGTGTCGTCGGCGCGTTCATCGGCGCGGCGACATTCGCGGGCAGCGTCATCGCGAGCGGCAAGCTTTTCGGAAAACTGCGCCAGCAGCCCACAGTGCTGGTCGGCCACAACCCGTTCCTCCTCGTGCTGGTCGCGGGCTCGATAGGCGCGGGCGCCTTCGTCGTCAGCGGCGGGCCCGGGGTGGCGCTCCCCGGGACGCTCGTCCTGATAGGCCTGGCCGCCGTCTTCGGGTGGGGCATCGCGATCCGGGTCGGCGGCGCGGACATGCCCGTGCTCATCTCGTTCCTGAACGCCTCCGCCGGCCTCGCAGCGGCGTTCTGCGGCGTGATCATCGAGAGCCAGCTGCTCGTCGCGTTCGGCGCCACCGTTGCGGCATCCGGTTCCATCCTGACGCACATGATGTGCCGCGCGATGAACCGAAGCCTGCTCAACGTGTTCAAGGGCCTCGGGTCGGCGCCTTCGAGCGCCGCGAAGCGGCCCGGCGCGGAGATCTCCCGGCCGCTCCAAAGCGTGAGCGCGCCGGAGGAGAGAGCTTCGCCGATGGAACGCGCGATCAGCTCCATGCGCGAAGCGAAGACCGCGATCATCGTGCCGGGCTACGGGATGGCGCTCGGCCAGGCGCAGTTCGAGGTCGTTCGGCTCGCGCGGCTCCTCGCGGACAGAGGCGCGGAGGTCAGGTTCGCCGTGCACCCGGTGGCCGGGAGGATGCCGGGTCACATGAACGTGCTCCTGGCCGAGGCCGAGGCGTCCTACGAAGACCTCATCGAAATGGACGATGCCAACCCGCGGTTCAAGGACACGGACGTCGTGCTCGTCGTCGGCGCGTGCGACGTGGTCAACCCGGCGGCCTCCACGACGCAGGGAACTCCGATATCCGGCATGCCGATCCTGAGAGCCCACGAGGCCCGGCAGGTCGTCGTGTGCAACCTGAACGAGAAGGCGGGCTACTCCGGAGTCCCGAACCAGCTCTACGAGCGACCCGGCGTCATCATGCTGTTCGGCGAGGCGAAGGCGACCGTCACGGCGTTGCTCGAAGGGATGGGCTGA
- a CDS encoding response regulator transcription factor — protein sequence MKVRILLVDDHKIFCEGLRAVIEKEPDMEVVGTAIDGRDAVRLATGLRPDVVVIDIAMPGLNGIEATRMILKDHPGTKVIALSMHTDRRFVEGMLTAGAAGYLVKECAAEELARAIRTAIGGKVYLSPEITEIVIEAFTRAKGDDVHLAGPQLSTREREILQLLAEGKSARDIGRTLHISVKTVESHRRAVMEKLDLHSVAELTKYAIREGITALNH from the coding sequence ATGAAGGTGCGGATCCTGCTCGTCGATGACCACAAGATCTTCTGCGAGGGCCTACGGGCGGTCATCGAGAAGGAGCCCGACATGGAGGTCGTTGGGACGGCGATCGACGGACGCGACGCAGTGCGCCTCGCGACCGGGTTGAGACCGGACGTCGTCGTCATCGACATCGCCATGCCCGGGCTCAACGGCATCGAGGCTACCAGGATGATTCTCAAGGATCATCCCGGCACCAAGGTCATCGCTCTGTCGATGCACACGGATCGCCGTTTCGTGGAGGGGATGCTCACCGCCGGCGCCGCCGGGTATCTGGTCAAGGAGTGCGCGGCCGAGGAGCTCGCGCGGGCCATTCGGACGGCGATCGGCGGGAAGGTGTACCTGAGTCCGGAGATCACCGAGATCGTCATCGAGGCGTTCACCCGCGCGAAGGGCGACGATGTGCATCTGGCAGGTCCGCAGCTCTCGACGCGCGAACGCGAGATCCTGCAGCTTCTCGCCGAGGGGAAATCCGCGCGCGATATCGGGCGGACACTGCACATCAGCGTCAAGACGGTGGAGAGTCATCGCAGGGCGGTCATGGAGAAGCTCGATCTCCACAGCGTTGCCGAGCTGACGAAGTACGCCATCCGGGAAGGCATCACCGCGCTGAACCACTGA
- the ald gene encoding alanine dehydrogenase, giving the protein MIIGIPREIKNHEYRVGMTPAGVELLVHEGHTVFVEKDAGVGSGLADSEYTSVGAKMLGTAAEIFEKSEMIIKVKEPLEPELKMLRKNQILFTYLHLAGDEKLTKRILETGCVGIAYETMLDPNGRVPLLIPMSEVAGRLAVQEGAKYLERAFGGRGQLLGGVPGVEPAHVLVIGAGVVGTNAAQIAVGMGAKVTIMDIYTPRLRQLDEIYQGRLHTVKSNPWNLRKVLASADVVVGGILVVGAKAPWVITRDMLKLMKPGAVIVDVAIDQGGCFETSHPTTHAEPIFEVDGIIHYCVANMPGCVPRTSTFALTNATMSYAVDIANKGWKRACQEDKTVRTGLNVCDGKLTCQAVAETFKMKLTPVEDLLK; this is encoded by the coding sequence ATGATCATCGGAATTCCAAGAGAGATCAAGAACCACGAGTATCGCGTGGGCATGACGCCCGCGGGCGTCGAGCTCCTCGTTCACGAGGGGCACACGGTGTTCGTCGAGAAGGACGCCGGCGTCGGCAGCGGCCTCGCCGACTCGGAGTACACCTCGGTCGGCGCGAAGATGCTCGGCACGGCCGCGGAGATCTTCGAGAAATCCGAGATGATCATCAAGGTGAAGGAGCCGCTCGAGCCCGAGCTCAAGATGCTCAGGAAGAACCAGATCCTGTTCACCTACCTGCACCTCGCCGGCGACGAGAAGCTCACCAAGCGCATCCTCGAGACCGGGTGCGTGGGCATCGCCTACGAGACGATGCTGGATCCGAACGGCCGCGTGCCGCTGCTCATCCCGATGAGCGAGGTCGCGGGCCGCCTCGCGGTGCAGGAGGGCGCCAAGTATCTCGAGCGCGCTTTCGGCGGCCGCGGACAGCTCCTCGGCGGCGTGCCCGGCGTCGAGCCGGCGCACGTCCTCGTCATCGGCGCGGGCGTCGTCGGGACGAACGCGGCGCAGATCGCGGTGGGCATGGGCGCGAAGGTCACCATCATGGACATCTATACGCCCCGCCTCCGCCAGCTCGACGAGATCTACCAGGGCCGGCTGCACACGGTGAAGTCGAACCCCTGGAACCTGCGCAAGGTGCTCGCGAGCGCGGACGTCGTCGTCGGCGGCATCCTCGTCGTCGGCGCCAAGGCCCCGTGGGTCATCACCCGCGACATGCTCAAGCTCATGAAGCCCGGCGCGGTCATCGTCGACGTGGCGATCGACCAGGGCGGCTGCTTCGAGACGTCGCACCCCACGACCCACGCCGAGCCGATCTTCGAGGTCGACGGGATCATCCACTACTGCGTCGCGAACATGCCGGGCTGCGTGCCGCGGACGTCGACGTTCGCCCTGACGAACGCCACGATGAGCTACGCGGTCGACATCGCGAACAAGGGATGGAAGCGAGCCTGCCAAGAGGACAAGACGGTCCGTACCGGCCTCAACGTCTGCGACGGCAAGCTCACGTGCCAGGCGGTCGCCGAGACCTTCAAGATGAAGCTCACGCCCGTCGAGGACCTGCTGAAGTAG
- a CDS encoding protein kinase → MATCPSCNTHYDAQAAFCGNCGHRLGEDGAAPAADPLLGMVIDGRYRIVDLIGRGGMGAVYRVEHVKMGKIMAMKLLHGELSQDTDIARRFRREAQAVSRLSHMNTVSVFDFGSFQGLMYLVMEYIDGKDLSEIQRTEGVLRPRRVVEILIQVCSGLIEAHRKGIVHRDLKPENIIVSKTQDGLEFAKVVDFGLAELRFGKSKTRITAQGSLVGTPHYMAPEHIRGEAVDARTDVYALGAVMFKLLTGDPPFSAPTPMGIITRHLVDPVEPPSRHSPELGLPPEADAIVLKAMSKAPEDRYASAEEMRRALALLAERLEPGSYAGRFPLPLDAFAPRPTSVERAPGDPSVTPIVTRLPTDGVPGAARPSTVTIGSRELSIGTRSDVASFQRKRHLRRAIAVALGTVGLLAVAAVAVWAALFHGRDDSIPTAETEPNDAPDDADTLTPGVALAGYVASSDPEGDADWFRLNGPPRGEWAVEAQVSGVPGADLALQIVAPGGAEAIAVANAGAAGAGEEIAPVVVGTPYVLLSIREVRRPGVAPGSYVAQPYTALFRIYDPASVEREPNELQTAATAARVGSPIVGRLGAAGDVDWYCVAGGIAVASIQVSGVPEVDIELDVRIGASTIETLINGAAAGGGESLSLPANAGPVCVAVRQRAAAAEKAAAPATLGSPYQVLFL, encoded by the coding sequence TTGGCCACGTGTCCGAGCTGTAACACCCACTACGACGCCCAGGCCGCGTTCTGCGGCAACTGCGGCCACAGGCTCGGCGAGGACGGCGCGGCGCCCGCGGCGGATCCGCTGCTCGGCATGGTGATCGACGGCCGCTACCGGATCGTCGACCTGATCGGCCGCGGCGGCATGGGCGCCGTGTACCGCGTCGAGCACGTCAAGATGGGCAAGATCATGGCGATGAAGCTCCTGCACGGGGAGCTCTCGCAGGACACGGACATCGCGCGGCGGTTCCGGCGCGAGGCCCAGGCGGTCAGCCGGCTCTCGCACATGAACACGGTGTCCGTGTTCGACTTCGGCTCCTTCCAGGGGCTCATGTACCTCGTCATGGAGTACATCGACGGCAAGGATCTGTCCGAGATCCAGAGGACCGAGGGCGTGCTCCGGCCGCGCCGCGTCGTCGAGATCCTGATCCAGGTCTGCTCCGGGCTCATCGAGGCGCACCGCAAGGGGATCGTCCACCGCGACCTGAAGCCGGAGAACATCATCGTCTCGAAGACGCAGGACGGGCTGGAGTTCGCCAAGGTCGTCGACTTCGGGCTCGCGGAGCTCCGGTTCGGCAAGTCGAAGACGCGCATCACGGCCCAGGGATCGCTCGTCGGGACGCCGCACTACATGGCGCCCGAGCACATCCGCGGCGAGGCCGTCGACGCGCGCACGGATGTCTACGCGCTCGGCGCGGTCATGTTCAAGCTGCTCACCGGCGATCCGCCGTTCTCGGCGCCCACGCCCATGGGGATCATCACGCGGCACCTCGTGGATCCGGTCGAGCCGCCGTCGCGCCACAGCCCGGAGCTCGGCCTGCCCCCCGAGGCCGACGCCATCGTGCTCAAGGCGATGTCGAAGGCGCCCGAGGATCGCTACGCGTCCGCCGAGGAGATGCGCCGCGCGCTCGCCCTTCTCGCGGAGAGGCTCGAGCCGGGCTCCTATGCGGGGCGGTTCCCCCTCCCGCTCGACGCGTTCGCGCCGAGGCCGACGTCCGTGGAGCGGGCGCCTGGGGATCCGAGCGTCACGCCGATCGTGACCCGCCTCCCGACCGACGGCGTGCCGGGCGCCGCGCGGCCGTCGACGGTCACGATAGGCTCGCGCGAGCTGTCGATCGGGACGCGCTCCGACGTCGCGTCGTTCCAGCGCAAGCGGCACCTGCGCCGCGCGATCGCGGTCGCGCTCGGGACAGTCGGCCTGCTCGCGGTCGCCGCGGTCGCCGTCTGGGCGGCGCTCTTCCACGGGCGCGACGACAGCATCCCGACGGCCGAGACCGAGCCCAACGACGCGCCGGACGACGCGGACACCCTCACGCCCGGCGTCGCGCTCGCCGGCTACGTCGCCTCGTCCGATCCCGAGGGCGACGCAGACTGGTTCCGGCTGAACGGGCCGCCGCGGGGGGAGTGGGCGGTGGAGGCGCAGGTGTCCGGGGTGCCAGGGGCGGATCTCGCGCTGCAGATCGTGGCGCCGGGCGGGGCCGAGGCGATCGCCGTCGCGAACGCGGGCGCGGCCGGCGCCGGCGAGGAGATCGCGCCCGTCGTCGTCGGCACGCCGTACGTCCTGCTCTCGATCCGGGAGGTGCGGCGCCCGGGCGTGGCCCCGGGATCATACGTCGCGCAGCCGTACACCGCGCTCTTCAGGATCTACGATCCGGCGTCCGTGGAGCGCGAGCCGAACGAGCTTCAGACCGCAGCGACCGCGGCGCGCGTGGGCTCGCCGATCGTGGGTCGCCTCGGCGCGGCCGGAGACGTCGACTGGTACTGCGTCGCGGGCGGGATCGCGGTCGCCTCGATCCAGGTCTCCGGCGTCCCGGAGGTCGACATCGAGCTCGACGTGCGGATCGGCGCGAGCACGATAGAGACCCTGATCAACGGCGCGGCGGCGGGAGGCGGCGAGTCGCTCTCGCTCCCCGCGAACGCGGGCCCGGTGTGCGTCGCGGTCCGTCAGCGCGCGGCGGCCGCGGAGAAGGCGGCGGCCCCTGCGACGCTCGGCTCGCCCTACCAGGTGCTGTTCCTGTGA
- a CDS encoding NAD(P) transhydrogenase subunit alpha codes for MLIGIPKEILHGEKRVAATPATVGSLKKKGYSVVVESGAGDGIYASDEDYRAAGAEVVDDPEKIFREADVVIKVKQPCFNEKLKREEAEMIREGGILITFLHPANPSSHANVEMLRKRNVISFTMDGIPRISRAQKMDALTSMSTITGYKSVLDAACRLPRFVPMMGTAIGTLKPASCLVVGIGVVGLQALATIKRLGGTGTGFDIRPTARDEGKSLGAKVGGFVVPEEVAQGPGGYALALPPMLIEEERAALRPFLREADIVVLSALVPGEVAPVLVTKEMIREMRPGSVVVDVAIDQGGNCGATRAGSVIDVDGVTVCGTQNIPGSVSVHSTQMYATNMLYYIENLFKNGLGKIDWDDDIVRASLVTREGRILHVGTRKAMGLQ; via the coding sequence ATGCTGATTGGAATACCGAAAGAGATACTGCATGGCGAGAAGCGTGTTGCCGCCACACCGGCGACCGTCGGCTCCCTGAAGAAGAAGGGCTACTCGGTCGTCGTGGAGAGCGGCGCAGGGGACGGGATCTACGCATCGGACGAAGACTATCGGGCGGCCGGAGCCGAGGTCGTCGATGATCCCGAGAAGATCTTCCGCGAGGCGGACGTCGTCATCAAGGTGAAGCAGCCGTGCTTCAACGAGAAGCTCAAGCGCGAAGAGGCCGAGATGATTCGCGAGGGAGGGATCCTCATCACGTTCCTCCATCCCGCGAACCCGTCGAGCCACGCGAACGTCGAGATGCTGCGCAAGCGGAACGTGATCTCGTTCACGATGGACGGCATCCCGCGCATCTCCAGGGCGCAGAAGATGGACGCCCTCACCTCCATGAGCACGATCACGGGGTACAAGTCCGTGCTCGACGCCGCCTGTCGGCTTCCGCGCTTCGTGCCGATGATGGGAACCGCGATCGGGACGCTCAAGCCGGCGAGCTGCCTCGTCGTGGGAATCGGCGTCGTCGGGTTGCAGGCGCTCGCCACCATCAAGCGCCTCGGCGGAACGGGCACGGGTTTCGACATCCGCCCGACGGCGCGGGACGAGGGAAAGAGCCTCGGCGCCAAGGTCGGCGGCTTCGTCGTGCCCGAGGAGGTCGCCCAGGGCCCGGGAGGGTACGCCCTCGCGCTGCCGCCTATGCTGATCGAGGAGGAGCGGGCGGCGCTGCGCCCGTTCCTCCGTGAAGCAGACATCGTGGTGCTCAGCGCGCTCGTGCCCGGGGAGGTCGCCCCGGTGCTGGTGACGAAGGAGATGATCCGCGAGATGCGGCCCGGCTCGGTCGTGGTCGACGTCGCAATCGATCAGGGTGGCAACTGCGGGGCGACCCGGGCCGGCTCCGTGATCGACGTCGACGGCGTGACGGTCTGCGGAACGCAGAACATCCCCGGCAGCGTCTCCGTGCACTCGACGCAGATGTACGCGACCAACATGCTCTACTACATCGAAAACCTGTTCAAGAACGGCTTGGGCAAGATCGACTGGGACGACGACATCGTGCGCGCCTCGCTCGTGACCCGGGAGGGCCGGATCCTGCACGTCGGCACGCGCAAGGCGATGGGGCTGCAATGA